In Plodia interpunctella isolate USDA-ARS_2022_Savannah chromosome 8, ilPloInte3.2, whole genome shotgun sequence, the DNA window GCGCACacgatattttaaagattcgcaGAAGAGACATTGCGTAAATTGTACCAAATTGtttactttgtaattttaaaattgtcaataagataaaatttcttattattgcTTTTACTTACGTTTCCAATAGAGACAGTTCCGTAAAAGCGATCTTGCatgtatttcataattaaaaagttaatattgtcCTCTCAGAGACTCAATGCCTAAGAAGGCATAAAAGGcatgttttgaattttcatcatcataatttgcACCAATCCTGGTACTGAGGTCAATGAACAATAAGTTGTACAGATGAATGAAATCAGCTGTTCCAGGGTTGGCACTGCATTAATTTTACcgtaatctaaaatattaattaactcCCTATTGTGACGTTTTTTCcacatggaaatatttttctgagaaTGTGGATACGATACCCTACCTACCATTTTCGGCTTTATATACCATTGACCAAACACCTTgtatataccttttgaccatgtactttattgtgtacttacattgttatattactgataaaaaattatacataaatttatatataaaaaatggtaagcccttctggtataatagggaccaacactgttggaatgagtttctttcagcatttcttctcagtagtggtcgttccaaaatgctagtagtttgtagttttggtaaacatcatttaatttataatatgacgtgaaaaagtgcctgtgaaggcctaatttctgaataaatgatttgattttggacACCAGCAACAAGATACGGATCACCGGTGGATGGATATCTTGCCGACTTCTTGAGAAAGCAATAGactcacagatataaaaacattacattgaagcAGATGGAACGTTTTCTGCAAAATCGCGTCAAACATGGTCGAACTCAGTAGTACTCTGGGTAGTACTTAACTTATGCTATagacaaaatacaaattactgcacatttatctcGCCAGAGTGCatcactgtatgttaggtacacaaaagctttgccacCTTTTGCTAtatcgattaaaacgtttattttagaatactttattaatcctttcattatgtaagcattcgtttgtgaaaatatacaacaatgtattcgggtgccgaaatattgggaaaaatcgttttcatAAGACAAAAAACTTCGGAAACTATGGGAtgcgcctcacgctgtaaaattttcgagccagtcgGTCGGAAAAAGTTCGGTACACTTCACAactgaagacttattaaagtatggacttcatacaggtaagatcttcagtcaaaatcaagtttatatcagtttatgaccacagttgaccaaataatgcagaacatcaTAATttcagaacataacctaaaatagtgttattattttcaggataatccactaaatccttcctttttcttttaaacccgcaccacgattgcgtagaaggtattttggtcgtaaatctgcaacaatattgaaaattggtgcTTTTTGcttccattggcaatgtttgtgtaccatagttgtaccagtagcgccatctgcgctgagctttgcatAATATGACCTATTCCAATAACCAGTCAGACTTCGAGTAATAAACAGTGTGATTTTGGTACATAGTACAGCGAAAACTAGTTATGGACCTAGCCAGATTGACATTTATCTCCGTAATCACGATCATTGAACGCATTATAGAGGGACAACACTATTTGACAGTGTTTGAATTGATTGACAGATTGAAAAtaacctataaatattttttctcttgtAGCACctgtgaaaataattgttattattttagaaattattataactacaaTACAATGGCGAAACCAGCACCAAAAGGTGGAAAAGGGAAATCGGGTGATGAAATTTTTAGTGGATTCCAAAACCTTCGTACTGAACAAAGACAGCTTGCGAACAAAATATCCGAATTAGAGATGGATCTCAATGAACACAAGTAAGTTTtctatatgtaaatttaattgttgCTTTGATTACTTCCTTTAGCAAATTAATATGATTGATTATTCCGACAGAATTGTTATAGAGACTCTGAAAGGCGTCGAGGGAAGCCGCAAGTGTTTCAGGATGGTGGGCGGTGTCCTAGTGGAGCGGACGGTTGCTGAAATACTGCCAGAACTAGAAAGCAATCGCGAACAGTTGCCCAAAGCGCTGGCGGCGCTACAGGAGCAGCTGACCAAGAAGGGGCAAGAGATCAATGAGTACATTGAGTGCCACGACATCCGCGTGCAGCGGAACGACCGCTCGGACCCCGCGGAGGAGCAGCCACAAGCCAAAACAAATGTGCTTGTGGCTAGCGGGTAACCCCACACTATGTCAACTAgctttacttataaaataatgcttACTTATTgattagatttaatttttatcgtaAGTCTTTCTCATCTGACCCAAcaagtattttgaaaatattattaaacaaacaatCATGTGGGGATTACTGATATAATGATGTTGCAGCAGTTGGTTGTAAgttcgaaaaatatttaaattttatttgcaaatagaAACTACTGTCACACATTTTCTTAAAGTGTTCATAgcaattgaatatttaatgaatgCTCTTCAGCAGTTAAAATGTTTGGTAACCAGTGCTGGTTAGTGCATCATACTCCTGAAAACAATTTCATAttctaaactttattaaatttatcattaatttgtttcaaGTGAGGTTTAAAACCCCAAACatctaaaattacaaaatttgaataaaactatGTTTCTGTAACTTAACATCTTTTTATTAGCACCCTGCTGTTGCAgtcatatttacaataaattgatGTATATCCTAAAGTTTGGAAGcccttttataatatacaaaagatGAATAATGTCTATTAGTCTTATTCGTTCCTGAGGCATTAAAAACagcaaaaatttaaaggtCAGCAAAAATAAGTATGGTAATGGTACATAATGTTCTTTAACACAAATAAGACCCTTTATCATTGATAAAAACCTAAACTACTATGTAccactaataaaataaaaacacttgtCTTAAAAATGTGTGTGAGTACATACACATTTTGTTGAAACTAGGAATAGTAGGATATATCTTGGGATGTTATCAGGTAATACCCTAGTATTACTACCTACAAGCCAGTCTTTTGTTGCAAGGTACAAAGGGCATTTATTAGGAGCATTGGACATCTGGTCAGGGTTGATGAGCCCCAGacctataatatttacaaaaatatgaacttTGTTGTGAATCATACTGTCCATTTGGCACATAAGATTCAAGAagacttaaaaaaatctttggcACATAAGATTCAAGAAGACTCAAAATTACaaagtcataaataaaaaaatgtattaattaaaaaaatatatatggaataattaaacataaagttTAAAGGTGCGCCCTTGGGGGACTACAAGAACCGCCCAATACTTGACCATATTTTTACTTTCCAAccattatgtatttgtaaaacaatgtAGTAACAGTTGATAGATGCAAGAAGTAAAATAGTATGCTTATAGTATAgctaaataacataatataattatttacattatgacTTAAATGTATAGGTCTAATATGTTGTAGGTctttttataaagtagattataattataagtcACAACACTATAtctagatagatatatatatctagAAATCACAGTCACTCTAGAAAGATTCAATGTCGAGAAATAAACCGCGCGGTGAATTATCGCAGTGCGAACAGGACCTAACAGTGCgaacatagcccacttacagttttattatatatgtatagatagtAACTGCTCTGGATTAGTCGGTGAAATGACGCTTTCCTGTCGAGATGTGAAGAGTATTCTTCACTTCAAATGTGAGGaaattgacaacaataaataagaattgataacaataaataaataattgctcAGCATATAAGTCTGGCAGTACAGCGAGGAAATGCTGCCAGCATTCTGTGCACGTTGCCTCGGTGCAGCGCGtttgaagttttttatatatgtaataattttagtacctacataatatacctagcttgtaatatttattattgtattcaaatAAGTGCCTGTCTTAgctttgtataatatattttacaatcttTTCGACTAAGTttctaatattgtattgtaaagtgtgttgtgaatttaataaataatttaagcaaatattttaaagtgcaATAGTGACAAACCaaactttagcttaaagtatgctaatgcatactttaagctaaagtttGGTTATTCATAAAACGTTGGATCAAAGTGGATAAATAAGTCAAAGTGGATAATAagtgttattcataaaaaactgaaagcattctttaaattaataagctaaagtttgttttgtatttttctgtcAATTTTAAACATGTGAAAGTGAGCGGGAGATAACTACCGAACTAACCATTCGTCGCTGCTACCCGCGAGGGCGGCGGCACACGATCCTCCGCTTGTGAACGAGCACCACGATGCCGCGACGAAGTCGTGAAGGCTTTGTTCCCATAAATTTGACTAAAAGACCCGGTCTTTCTTATTCGAATAcgaaataaacgtttttctttctttaattcAAAAGAAAAGCAAAAAATGTCCCAAGATCTTGCGCGATCTTGATTGAGACCCAATTGGGTCTCAATCAAGATCGCGCGAggtattttgaatttgactacCCAATCATGGCGCGTAAAATCCTATGACCTCCCAATTAGTTTTGCCGCTCGATAGTCAATTATCGATTGCGTTCTAATTAACTATTGCTTTTCctcaaactatcgatagtcaatCGGCATAGATATGCAATCGATATTATGGACTTTTTCGAttgaaactatcgatagttcggcAACACTACTCCCAATCAAGCCGCGTGTCCATTAACCACTCCAACTCAACTCAACTCCACATCGGCTCGAACGTTCGTAtcaatttttagatttatgcAATTTCCCATAGAAATTCCTACGTCGCACCTAGAAATGCATGAGGTCGGTCGGCGCGAGCGTCTCGTGCGGCTGCGCCTAGTCCTCTCGCGGCGAATCGGCCTCGGCGGGCCAGTCGGAGCGGCCGCCGCTCTTGTGCAGCAGCCGCAGGTCCGTGATGCGCATGCGCTTGTCCACCGCCTTGCCCATGTCGTAGAGCGTCAGCGCCGCCAGCGCCGCGCCCACCAGCGCCTCCATCTCCGCGCCCGTGCGCGCGCGCGTGCGCACGCTGCAGCGCACGCTCAGCGCGCCAGCCTCGCCCCGCGGCAGCTGCACGGACACGCGCACGCAGTCGAGCGGCAGCGCGTGGCACAGCGGGATGAGGTCGGCGGTGCGCTTGGCGGCCAGCACGCCGGCGAGCTGCGCCGCGCTGAGCGCGTCGCCCTTGCGCAGCTCAGCGCGACGCAGCGCCCGCAGCAGCCGCGCGCCCGCCTGCAGCCGGCACTCCGCCACCGCCTCGCGCCGCGTCACGGGCTTGTCCCCGACGTCCACCATCCGCGCGCGGCCCTCGCCGTCCAGGTGCGTCAGCCCGTCGGGATCCTCCGACTCCTTTCGCGGACAACAATACTACATTCTGACATACGATAACTTggcaaaaatataacaataaattagcAAACTTTCCCCCATCCAccccttttaaattttttattcatgaaatcttagatactagttgttcgccgtgAACTTATAAtaacctcgcgaacacaataaatttttaataagttttaacaaaattgtaaatatttcaaaaaaaactTAACCAATTTTGAGGCCCtccgaacttaaaaattctattgacagatcctacataactttcatcaaaatcaaaccaacaacggttcgaaagttctagcattacaaacaaacaaacaaacatacatacataaaaaaatgtatttttgccccaagttgacttgtagacaattaagaaatataaaagggCACATACAAGTCGGTGGTCCCCCTCCCCCCGGCCCCCCGCGGCGGTGCAGTACCGGCGCACGCCGAGCGCCGCTAGCCGCCGATGAGGATCATGGGCCTGTTGGGGAGCTGCGCGAGGCTGTCCATGCCCGCGTGCTGCGATCGCTTGTTGCGCAGCGCGGCGCGCACTAGCTGCGCGACGTCCGCGTCGCTCGCGCCCGCACGCAGCGCGTCCCGCAGCGACACCTCCGCCTCGCCCAGCAGGCACACCTGCCACCCAGCTTATATTTACGATGTGCTcgtagataaatatttgtgtggAACTATATTGAGCAAATTGTAATTGTGAGAATGACGACAgtcaattatttttcagtaaaattttaatgcccGACAGGGTTGAGGGTTCAAGCTACTACTTACACAGATTTGTAGCGATGTTGGAGACTAACGTATTGAATTACATGTAAATACTGCATATGTACATTGTGTAAAGAATTACTTAATTGCACAAAATCCTTAGTTGTAAGGATGCcgaacaaaattatattattctgtCTGGTCTGGTTATTGAACTTTTATgaattataactatttttgtgaaataaaagttacataaataagtaaaaagcGGTCGCTGGGCTTCATCGCTTTAAGTTAGCAGAACATCAAGGGCTGTGAGCTGTGACGCTAAGAAACTCGCGTCCTACTTATTTAGCATTTTACCTCGCGCAgcgataaataattatgtagtgAGATTTCCGCCGACATCATGCGCGGCGGAGCGGAGAAACTGCGCATGTCACGGTCGTCCGGATGTAATCAAGTGTAATTTGTAATACCTTACATTATGCCAACCTATATTGcataacaacaaaaatcaaGATATTGaagtatatttatgtttctGTTTGAGCAAACCTAGCCACGAGTACCTATTTCCATTGAAAGATAGTTGGTAAAATGAGCAAAGATAGTGATGCGAAAAGTGTGTACCTTGAGGTTCCCGTCGGCGGTGAGCCGCAGCCGGTTGCAGGAGGAGCAGAACGCCTGCGTCATGGACGCGATGAAGCCCACGCGGCCCGCGAACCCCGGCACCTGCCACACCTGCGGCGCCACAAACAAATCCAGTAAGCGATACAGCAGTATGTCCCGTAACATTTGTCTCACCGCGGCATGATGCATCCTAGCCTAGtttgtctttttaaaaaatagaatcatatttttttgctgcctgcatacctaataaatacttattttaaaaaagattacATACTAATTCTGTCAATATTGATGTAATATATTGATGTAACGGAATTGTGTTTGATCTGTATAAATGACGTTTGTAAGCAGCGatgttcatatttatttacaccgGGTTATAATAATTCCCAAGGGGaacaatggattttgatatgatttttCAGGTCGGTTTTTGTTGGACATCAATTGCAATAACTAACATTCGTATTAGAATAGTAAAGCGTATCTCACCCGGGCAGTGTCGTTGGGCCGCGGCGCGACGGGCGCCAGGTCGGGATGGCGGCGCAGCACGCGGCGCAGCGCGGCGCGGTACGGCACAAGCCGGTCCCGCGCCCACGCGTTGCCTGCGAACGGCATGAACTCGATGAACCTGAGGCACAACGTCACCGGTCACACGCCACCAACTCCTCGCCTCACAAATACACTACATATGATGTGCTGCTACTCTCATGACGAGTGTGGTATGTAACATGTTCTTACAAAATAATCTTCTCTATTATCGCTATATATCTGCTCATAGTTTGATGGTTTATAATGTTTGACTACATGATTCAACTTGGACAGAGATTAAGGCCGACTATACACTATCTACAAATAGTTTGCTAAACTTTTGTTCCCGACGGCGAAACTGATGAACATTGCCACATAACAACGGGTAgaataatcctaactaatattataaatgcaaaagtaagtttgtttgtcacctcttcatacatatagtttcaAGTAAGGAGAACgacataaggtacctttctTTCCGGAAAATTTATgctggcgaagccgcgggcaaaagctagtaaaaatattttttttttgccactTTGCTTTTTGTAATATGCGATGAGAATTCAAATAAAGCCTGTAAAGCAATACATGCAAAGACTATAGAATAAAGTTTGATTttagtctttgaaaaaatatattgttagtcCTTGAAAGCGTTTACCAGACGTGACGCGCGGCATGTCAAGGCCGTGATTAGAATTGAATTGAACGCAGCGTTTTAtactagtttttaaatatttaggaaaaacataataagtaacaataaattattaaacatttcaaactctaaattttacaatattatttttattattatatgaaattaatagctatataacgaAAAAATCctaagattagcgtgtaccaatagacaaacagacagatttttttttcaaattcttactctattCCTATGACTCTAttgcctaattttgtttttatgtaaatatattccatGTGGGTACAtgaatttttttctactgttttattacatatatgtattgattaattaatatatttttatagaagtGGTTGATGGTTTTTAACAGGTTggaaagtattatttttgagCCAAACGGCGTAAATGCTTAAAGAGTATTAGGTATGTTCTGTTGTTTTATTCGGTCACTAGCTgcggcccggggcttcgctgccgtgggaatttcgggataaaaagtaccttatgtgttattccaggttatttttcataacaatcggcccagtagataatgcttgaagaggtaacaaacaaacttactttcgcatttataatattagttgggattgaaGAAGATGAAGAGGATTAAagttataaagtataaatttattgaagttCGTCTAGTATTTCCGGAGATATGCGTGTAGGTACTAAacgttttttcttacaaattttcaattttgccTTTTGGGATCaacttttctttaaaaaaagtcaCTGCTGTAtgtttcgtctgtctctgtgcaAAATCGCAGTCGAGTTTATCcgtttcaaacaaaaatacaaatattttctctttataatattagtataatagtAAAACAAGCAAAATACTTGTTACATATTTAAGACTATATACTCGATACAAAGAAATAGTAATGATGTACCTAAATGAAATCTGAAAGGCGTCTCTAGCGCCTCGCAGTTTAGTTCTCCTTGGGATCCAGCTGAGAAGAAAACGCCAAGAACTAATGAACTGACCAGTAAACAGACTTCGCCCCCTTGGGCAACGTTTAATAGCGAAAAAAGGtgttataagttattttgtcaaaatgcAGTAGGTAGTACAATCATAGAAAGTAATGCGCAGTAAAAAGTTAGGACGCTCTTAGGCACTGAGCTACCGTGTAGAGTCAATGAGCAGGAAACATAGTCCACCAATCCTGTTCAACTTTggtgattttgattttacgaTAGTGCGGCAGGCCGACTCCCGAGATATCATTTTAGTATGATCTGTTTAATTTAACCATGTTATAATAGGTAATCAAAGGATCCTAGTAGTGCTAATATAATGActgattgtaaaatataatacaccAAGGCCACACAAAAAGTGTCGCGTTGGCGAGACTCACCGCACCTCC includes these proteins:
- the Mocs1 gene encoding molybdenum cofactor biosynthesis protein 1 isoform X4; its protein translation is MPAEGVPLTARARLLTADETLRLARVFATLGVDKLRLTGGEPTLRKDLADIVQGLTAIPGIKSVSMTTNGLVLTRRLPALQRAGLAALNVSLDSLQPERYERMARRPGLPRVLAGIDLALQLGYRPVKINTVLMKGFNEDEILDFVEYTRDREVEVRWIPRRTKLRGARDAFQISFRQRVGAGPACAVPRRAAPRAAPPSRPGARRAAAQRHCPGVAGAGVRGPRGLHRVHDAGVLLLLQPAAAHRRREPQGVPAGRGGGVAAGRAACGRERRGRRAASARRAAQQAIAARGHGQPRAAPQQAHDPHRRLAALGVRRYCTAAGGRGEGDHRLESEDPDGLTHLDGEGRARMVDVGDKPVTRREAVAECRLQAGARLLRALRRAELRKGDALSAAQLAGVLAAKRTADLIPLCHALPLDCVRVSVQLPRGEAGALSVRCSVRTRARTGAEMEALVGAALAALTLYDMGKAVDKRMRITDLRLLHKSGGRSDWPAEADSPRED
- the Mocs1 gene encoding molybdenum cofactor biosynthesis protein 1 isoform X1, producing MMLRSSVQSKLLRLVLNKNGNESVLVVGHARLCSSNLASTPTADNPQQLAPLMDLMGRRHNYLRISLTERCNLRCKYCMPAEGVPLTARARLLTADETLRLARVFATLGVDKLRLTGGEPTLRKDLADIVQGLTAIPGIKSVSMTTNGLVLTRRLPALQRAGLAALNVSLDSLQPERYERMARRPGLPRVLAGIDLALQLGYRPVKINTVLMKGFNEDEILDFVEYTRDREVEVRWIPRRTKLRGARDAFQISFRQRVGAGPACAVPRRAAPRAAPPSRPGARRAAAQRHCPGVAGAGVRGPRGLHRVHDAGVLLLLQPAAAHRRREPQGVPAGRGGGVAAGRAACGRERRGRRAASARRAAQQAIAARGHGQPRAAPQQAHDPHRRLAALGVRRYCTAAGGRGEGDHRLESEDPDGLTHLDGEGRARMVDVGDKPVTRREAVAECRLQAGARLLRALRRAELRKGDALSAAQLAGVLAAKRTADLIPLCHALPLDCVRVSVQLPRGEAGALSVRCSVRTRARTGAEMEALVGAALAALTLYDMGKAVDKRMRITDLRLLHKSGGRSDWPAEADSPRED
- the Mocs1 gene encoding molybdenum cofactor biosynthesis protein 1 isoform X3 — encoded protein: MMLRSSVQSKLLRLVLNKNGNESVLVVGHARLCSSNLASTPTADNPQQLAPLMDLMGRRHNYLRISLTERCNLRCKYCMPAEGVPLTARARLLTADETLRLARVFATLGVDKLRLTGGEPTLRKDLADIVQGLTAIPGIKSVSMTTNGLVLTRRLPALQRAGLAALNVSLDSLQPERYERMARRPGLPRVLAGIDLALQLGYRPVKINTVLMKGFNEDEILDFVEYTRDREVEVRQRVGAGPACAVPRRAAPRAAPPSRPGARRAAAQRHCPGVAGAGVRGPRGLHRVHDAGVLLLLQPAAAHRRREPQGVPAGRGGGVAAGRAACGRERRGRRAASARRAAQQAIAARGHGQPRAAPQQAHDPHRRLAALGVRRYCTAAGGRGEGDHRLESEDPDGLTHLDGEGRARMVDVGDKPVTRREAVAECRLQAGARLLRALRRAELRKGDALSAAQLAGVLAAKRTADLIPLCHALPLDCVRVSVQLPRGEAGALSVRCSVRTRARTGAEMEALVGAALAALTLYDMGKAVDKRMRITDLRLLHKSGGRSDWPAEADSPRED
- the Mocs1 gene encoding uncharacterized protein Mocs1 isoform X5, with amino-acid sequence MTTNGLVLTRRLPALQRAGLAALNVSLDSLQPERYERMARRPGLPRVLAGIDLALQLGYRPVKINTVLMKGFNEDEILDFVEYTRDREVEVRWIPRRTKLRGARDAFQISFRQRVGAGPACAVPRRAAPRAAPPSRPGARRAAAQRHCPGVAGAGVRGPRGLHRVHDAGVLLLLQPAAAHRRREPQGVPAGRGGGVAAGRAACGRERRGRRAASARRAAQQAIAARGHGQPRAAPQQAHDPHRRLAALGVRRYCTAAGGRGEGDHRLESEDPDGLTHLDGEGRARMVDVGDKPVTRREAVAECRLQAGARLLRALRRAELRKGDALSAAQLAGVLAAKRTADLIPLCHALPLDCVRVSVQLPRGEAGALSVRCSVRTRARTGAEMEALVGAALAALTLYDMGKAVDKRMRITDLRLLHKSGGRSDWPAEADSPRED
- the Mocs1 gene encoding molybdenum cofactor biosynthesis protein 1 isoform X2; protein product: MMLRSSVQSKLLRLVLNKNGNESVLVVGHARLCSSNLASTPTADNPQQLAPLMDLMGRRHNYLRISLTERCNLRCKYCMPAEGVPLTARARLLTADETLRLARVFATLGVDKLRLTGGEPTLRKDLADIVQGLTAIPGIKSVSMTTNGLVLTRRLPALQRAGLAALNVSLDSLQPERYERMARRPGLPRVLAGIDLALQLGYRPVKINTVLMKGFNEDEILDFVEYTRDREVEVHRVHAVRRQRVGAGPACAVPRRAAPRAAPPSRPGARRAAAQRHCPGVAGAGVRGPRGLHRVHDAGVLLLLQPAAAHRRREPQGVPAGRGGGVAAGRAACGRERRGRRAASARRAAQQAIAARGHGQPRAAPQQAHDPHRRLAALGVRRYCTAAGGRGEGDHRLESEDPDGLTHLDGEGRARMVDVGDKPVTRREAVAECRLQAGARLLRALRRAELRKGDALSAAQLAGVLAAKRTADLIPLCHALPLDCVRVSVQLPRGEAGALSVRCSVRTRARTGAEMEALVGAALAALTLYDMGKAVDKRMRITDLRLLHKSGGRSDWPAEADSPRED
- the Pfdn2 gene encoding prefoldin subunit 2; the encoded protein is MAKPAPKGGKGKSGDEIFSGFQNLRTEQRQLANKISELEMDLNEHKIVIETLKGVEGSRKCFRMVGGVLVERTVAEILPELESNREQLPKALAALQEQLTKKGQEINEYIECHDIRVQRNDRSDPAEEQPQAKTNVLVASG